A segment of the Synechococcus sp. CBW1002 genome:
CCAACAAGGTGCTGTCTCCTCGGAGCCGGCAGGGCGAGCGTGAGCTCACCTACGAATCCGGCATGGAGCCGATGGGTGGCGCCTGGATTCAGTTCAATATCCGCTACTACATGTTCGCGCTCGTCTTCGTCGTCTTCGACGTCGAGACCGTGTTCCTCTACCCCTGGGCCGTGGCGTTCCATCGCCTCGGACTGCTCGCCTTCATCGAGGCCCTCGTCTTCATCGCCATCCTGGTGGTGGCCCTGGCCTACGCCTGGCGCAAGGGTGCCCTCGAGTGGAGCTGATTCGTCGTTACGGCCCCGGCGCCGACGTGTTGCCATGACCCTCACGCCTTCCTCCCCGTCCAGCGGTGAGCTCCCCTCGATCGGGGCTCTGCGCGATCTGCGCGCCGCCAGCTGCAGCCCCACGGGTGCCCCCACGATCACTTCGGATCTGTCCGAGAACGTGATTCTCACCAGCCTCGATGACCTGCACAACTGGGCCCGCCTGAGCAGTCTCTGGCCCCTGCTCTACGGCACTGCCTGCTGCTTCATTGAGTTCGCGGCCCTGATCGGCTCCCGCTTTGATTTCGACCGCTTCGGTCTGGTGCCACGCTCCAGCCCCCGTCAGGCGGACCTGCTGATCGTGGCCGGCACCGTGACCATGAAGATGGGCCCGGCCCTGGTGCGGCTCTACGAGCAGATGCCCGAGCCCAAGTACGTGATTGCCATGGGGGCCTGCACGATCACCGGCGGCATGTTCTCGGCTGACTCGACCACCGCCGTGCGCGGCGTCGACAAGCTGATCCCCGTGGACCTCTACCTGCCGGGCTGCCCGCCGCGGCCGGAGGCGATCTTTGATGCCGTGATCAAGCTGCGCAAGAAGGTGGGCAACGAAGCCCTGGCTGAGCGCGGCAACCTGCGTCCCACGCACCGTTATTGCACGATTCCGCATCAGCTCAAGGCGGTGGCGCCGATCGTGGATGGCCGCTACCTGCAGGCCGAGACCCAGAAGGCCGCCCTCGCCGCCGCCGCCGGTCTGCCGCTGGGGGCTCCTGTTTCCGATCCAGCGGCAGTCATCGCCGCCACCACCAGCCAGGCCGACGCCTGAGGACACCATGCCCGAGGACACCACCAGTTCCACCCCGGCCATCACCACTCCTGTGGCCGGTCCGATCAGCCAGTGGCTGAGCAGCCAGGGTTTTGAGCATGCCGTGCTGGAGGCCGACCATCTCGGTGTGGAGGTGCTCGGCGTGGAGCCCGACTTCCTGCCCGTGATCGTGGCGGCTCTCAAGGCGACAGGTTTTGATTACCTCCAATGCCAGGGCGGCTATGACGAAGGCCCAGGCGGTCGTCTGGTGAGCTTCTACCACCTGATCAAGCTGGCGGCGCTGGCTGATCCCACGGCGGTGGATCGTGCCCTTGCGGCCGATGTGAAGCCCGAGGAGATTCGTCTGAAGGTGTTCCTGGCCCGTGATGGCGATCTCACCATCCCCACGCTCTACGGCCTGTTCCGGGGCGCCGACTGGCAGGAACGCGAGACCTTCGATATGTACGGCATTCGTTATGCCGGCCATCCCCATCCCAAGCGTCTGCTGATGCCGGAAGACTGGAAAGGCTACCCGCTGCGCAAAGACTATGTGCAGCCCGATTTCTACGAACTCCAGGACGCTTACTGATCCCCGTTGGATTGAGAGAGGGGCCTTGAAAACAGGCTTTCACCAGAATTGAGTGCACAAAACTGGTCTGACGAGGCAACCAGTAGAGGCGTCATCACGACTCGCCTGAAGATTCCGTGATTGCATCATCAGCTCACCCGCCGATGATGCTGCCGGTAGAAGCGCATCACCGCCAGCGCCACGCTCTTGGAATCGTGGCGCAGTGTGGCCCCGGGACGGCTTCCCTGCATCGGCGCCAGCATCACCTCATAGCCCTGGCTGGTCAGGCGGTGGGTATCGCACTCCACCGGCTCGGCACCGCGGCGGCGATAGGCCTCCACCAACGGCGAGGGACTGAGCTTCTCCTGAGCCAGCACCGCATCGAACAGCCTCTGGTCCACCCCCAGAGTGGCGAGCTGGGCCTCGATCGCCCGGAGATGGCCTTCGACATCGAGCCCGTCGGTCTCCCCGGGCTGGGTCATCAGGTTGCAGATGTAAAGGCGCGGAGCACGGCTCTGGCGAATCGCCGCCACCAGTTCCGGCACCAGCAGGTTCGGCAGCAGGGAGGTGTAGAGGCTGCCGGGACCCAGCACGATCAGATCGGCATGGGCGATCGCCTCGATGGCTCGGGGCAGGGCGGGCGGCCGTTCCGGGATGCAGCCGAGCCGCACGATCGGGCTGGAGGCATGGCCGATCGCCGATTCCCCCTCGATCCGATCGCCGTTCTCCAGCTCGGCCCAGAGGCGAACGTCGGCGTTGGTGGCCGGCACCACCTGGCCCTGGACCGCCAGCACCCGGCTGCTGGCGGTGATCGCCGATTCGAGGCTGCCGGTGATGGCCGTGAGGGCCGACAGGAAGAGGTTGCCGAAACTGTGGCCTTCGAGACCACTGCCCGCCTGGAAGCGGTATTGGAACAGGCGGGTGAGCAGAGGCTCCTCACGGGCCAGGGCTGCCAGGCAGTTGCGGATGTCGCCCGGCGGCTGGACGCCCAGCTCTCGCCGCAGCACGCCGCTGCTGCCGCCGTCGTCGGCCACCGTGACGATCGCGGTGATGTTGCCGCTGTAGCGCTTCAGGCCGGAGAGCAGGGTGGAGAGCCCGGTGCCGCCGCCGATCGCCACGATGTTCGGGCCGCGGTTGAGCCGGCGCTGGGCCACGAGGGCATCCACCAGCACCGTGCCCTTCTCAGGAGCCAGGGCCCGCTGGATCGACCCGAAACTGCGGCTCTGGCCCCAGATCACCAGGGCCGCCCCCAGGAGCAGCACCAGCGGCCCGGTGATGCCCCGCGGCAGCACCTGGGTGACCTGAGCCAGCAGCCAGGTGAGCGTTTCGATCGTCCAGTAGATCGGTTTGAAATCCGCCCAGACCGCCGCTCCGAGCAGGGCGATCATCAGACCCAGGCCGGAGGTGAGCACCCAGCGCTTCACCACCAGGCCGGGCTGCAGCCAGCGGGCGGCCCGGCGGGAGCGGCTGACCAGATCACGGCGGCGCATGTCACCCCGACCCATCCAGCCGGGTCGTCGGGGTGGGCGTGGGGCGTGCCGGGTGCTCATCGCCCGTGGCCTCCCCTATCGCCTCTGCGGCCGTCTGCCTGGCCCGTGCGGCTCCGCCAGGGCTCCCCGCAGACGAGGAGGCAAGGCAAGGGCTGGGAGCAGGACGCCATCGGCAAACCGGGCTGATCGAACTGTACGGATGAAACGGCGGGAGGGTGAAACCTCGGCTGGTTGCAGGCAGGATGGGAGCCTTGCGCTGTGGTCCGTGCCGGATGCTGTTCCTCTGCCGGCATCCCGACGCACCCAGTCCCACGGGGGTGTGGCGATGAAGGTCGCTGGGGCGGCGGAGCCTGGGTCGCTGGCTGATGGCTCGGCTGTTGCAGGGTCTGCTGTTGATGGGCCTGGGGGAAAGGTGCCCGTGGCCCAAATGCAGGGGGTGTCGATGCGCTGGGGTGAGAGCCTCGTGCTCGACGACATCAACCTGGTGGTGCATCCGGGCGAGCGCCTGGTGGTGGTGGGGCCCTCCGGATCGGGCAAATCAACGATCCTGCGGCTGCTGGCCGGCCTGCTGCTGCCCAGCGCCGGCAGCCTGCGGATCCACGGGCTGGAGCAGCGCTACCTGCGCCTGGATCAGCGCCAGCCACCGGATGTGCGCCTGGTGTTTCAGAACCCTGCCCTGCTGGCCTCGCTCACGGTGGGTGAAAACGTCGGCTTTCTGCTCTATCGCTACGGGCGGCTGGGCGAGGCCGAGATTCGCCGCCGGGTGGGCGACGCGCTTGCGGCCGTCGGACTGGCCGGCATCGAGGGAAAGATGCCCGGCGAACTCAGCGGTGGCATGCAGAAGCGGGTCAGCTTCGCCCGCGCCATCATCCAGGACCCCTCCCGGGCCGATGTCCAGGAGCCGCTGCTGTTGTTCGATGAGCCCACCGCCGGGCTCGATCCGGTGGCCTGTACCCGCATCGAGGATCTGATTGTCACCACCACCGACATGGCCCAGGCCTCCTCGGTGGTGGTGAGCCACGTGATGAGCACGATCGAGCGCTCCGGTGAGCGGCTCGTGCTCCTCTACGACGGCCGCTTTCGTTGGCAGGGCACCGTGGAGGAGTTCCGCAGCACCGATAATCCCTACGTCGAGCAGTTCCGGAGCGGCAGCTTGCGCGGACCCATGCAGCCCAAGGAGGTCTGAACGATGCGCCGCAGTGTCCGTGAAGCCCTGGTGGGCTTTTCCCTTCTCGCCGCCATCGTGGGTGGTGGCGCGCTCTGGCTCTGGCTGAAGGGCATCTCCCTGCGCCGCGACACCTGGACGGTGCAGGCCAGCTTCCAGGATGCCGCCGGCCTGGCGGATCGCTCGCCGGTCTCCTTCCGGGGCGTGCTGGTGGGCAATGTGCGCCGGGTGCGGGTCACCCCGGAGGCGGTGCTGGCTGATCTGGAGATCACCGATCCTGATCTCCGTCTGGCCCGCCCCACCCAGGCCCTGGTGGGCACCGGCTCGTTGCTGGGGGGAGATGCGGTGGTGGCGCTGGTGAGCAGCGGCA
Coding sequences within it:
- a CDS encoding NAD(P)H-quinone oxidoreductase subunit 3, which codes for MFVLSGYDAFLGFLLISAAVPVLALVANKVLSPRSRQGERELTYESGMEPMGGAWIQFNIRYYMFALVFVVFDVETVFLYPWAVAFHRLGLLAFIEALVFIAILVVALAYAWRKGALEWS
- the nuoB gene encoding NADH-quinone oxidoreductase subunit NuoB, which gives rise to MTLTPSSPSSGELPSIGALRDLRAASCSPTGAPTITSDLSENVILTSLDDLHNWARLSSLWPLLYGTACCFIEFAALIGSRFDFDRFGLVPRSSPRQADLLIVAGTVTMKMGPALVRLYEQMPEPKYVIAMGACTITGGMFSADSTTAVRGVDKLIPVDLYLPGCPPRPEAIFDAVIKLRKKVGNEALAERGNLRPTHRYCTIPHQLKAVAPIVDGRYLQAETQKAALAAAAGLPLGAPVSDPAAVIAATTSQADA
- a CDS encoding NAD(P)H-quinone oxidoreductase subunit J, with amino-acid sequence MPEDTTSSTPAITTPVAGPISQWLSSQGFEHAVLEADHLGVEVLGVEPDFLPVIVAALKATGFDYLQCQGGYDEGPGGRLVSFYHLIKLAALADPTAVDRALAADVKPEEIRLKVFLARDGDLTIPTLYGLFRGADWQERETFDMYGIRYAGHPHPKRLLMPEDWKGYPLRKDYVQPDFYELQDAY
- the yvcK gene encoding gluconeogenesis factor YvcK family protein; the encoded protein is MRRRDLVSRSRRAARWLQPGLVVKRWVLTSGLGLMIALLGAAVWADFKPIYWTIETLTWLLAQVTQVLPRGITGPLVLLLGAALVIWGQSRSFGSIQRALAPEKGTVLVDALVAQRRLNRGPNIVAIGGGTGLSTLLSGLKRYSGNITAIVTVADDGGSSGVLRRELGVQPPGDIRNCLAALAREEPLLTRLFQYRFQAGSGLEGHSFGNLFLSALTAITGSLESAITASSRVLAVQGQVVPATNADVRLWAELENGDRIEGESAIGHASSPIVRLGCIPERPPALPRAIEAIAHADLIVLGPGSLYTSLLPNLLVPELVAAIRQSRAPRLYICNLMTQPGETDGLDVEGHLRAIEAQLATLGVDQRLFDAVLAQEKLSPSPLVEAYRRRGAEPVECDTHRLTSQGYEVMLAPMQGSRPGATLRHDSKSVALAVMRFYRQHHRRVS
- a CDS encoding ABC transporter ATP-binding protein → MRWGESLVLDDINLVVHPGERLVVVGPSGSGKSTILRLLAGLLLPSAGSLRIHGLEQRYLRLDQRQPPDVRLVFQNPALLASLTVGENVGFLLYRYGRLGEAEIRRRVGDALAAVGLAGIEGKMPGELSGGMQKRVSFARAIIQDPSRADVQEPLLLFDEPTAGLDPVACTRIEDLIVTTTDMAQASSVVVSHVMSTIERSGERLVLLYDGRFRWQGTVEEFRSTDNPYVEQFRSGSLRGPMQPKEV